Proteins encoded together in one Rhizobium bangladeshense window:
- a CDS encoding helix-turn-helix domain-containing protein, with amino-acid sequence MITATQIRGARAMIGMSIEELATASGLPVETVTALEKGEFEGEPHALFDLRSTLEAQGIIFLSSGNQDEGGPGIRLRARTSSDDGIRPENLNAANDD; translated from the coding sequence ATGATAACAGCAACGCAGATACGCGGCGCGCGCGCCATGATCGGAATGAGCATCGAAGAGCTCGCCACCGCAAGCGGCCTTCCGGTCGAGACCGTGACGGCATTGGAAAAGGGTGAGTTTGAGGGCGAGCCGCATGCGCTGTTCGATCTGCGCAGCACGCTCGAGGCGCAGGGCATCATCTTTCTTTCGAGCGGCAACCAAGATGAAGGCGGCCCTGGCATCCGCCTGCGGGCACGGACATCAAGCGATGACGGCATCCGGCCAGAAAATCTCAATGCCGCGAATGACGATTAA
- a CDS encoding ROK family transcriptional regulator, producing MAIPSSLVQTPIARKISTNAVIRTVLAKGRISRADIAKLTGLSKQTISDVVRDLEDDGWLKPVGQTDGRPGRNAIIYEINARAALAVSIDLGGTKIAAAICDLLGNVVAETTVPTDPRGGPHLVNQFSDLITQLALAAGTKADKLRLVVLGSPGVLDPATGHINVAPNIPGIDAMDLRQVFSDKMGIPLIVENDVNLAAQGERWRGHGIEVGNFAFVALGTGVGMGIIANGALLRGARGAAGEIAYLPLGGDAFDPGGFMLGTFESAVGSAAMLRRYAGFGGRNASTVADLFAAFNAGETSAIAAIEETARLVAVAIAAIGAMLDPELVITGGSIGARPELVNAIQRFLPRCTPYPPRIEISRFGNRAALIGGMGIAVERMHDDLFGVKLQDT from the coding sequence ATGGCAATACCGTCGTCTCTCGTACAGACTCCCATCGCGCGAAAGATTTCGACGAACGCGGTGATCCGGACCGTGTTAGCCAAGGGTAGGATCTCCCGCGCCGACATTGCCAAGCTGACCGGCCTGTCGAAGCAGACGATTTCCGATGTCGTGCGCGATCTTGAGGATGACGGGTGGCTGAAACCCGTCGGGCAGACCGATGGTCGTCCCGGCCGGAACGCGATCATCTACGAAATCAACGCAAGGGCGGCCCTAGCCGTTTCGATCGATCTGGGAGGCACCAAGATCGCTGCGGCTATTTGCGATCTGTTGGGCAACGTTGTTGCCGAAACCACAGTTCCCACCGACCCGCGCGGCGGGCCGCATCTCGTCAACCAGTTCAGTGACCTCATCACTCAACTCGCGCTCGCGGCCGGGACCAAGGCCGACAAGCTGCGTCTCGTCGTTCTTGGCAGTCCCGGCGTACTCGATCCCGCCACCGGACATATCAACGTCGCACCAAACATTCCTGGCATCGACGCAATGGATCTGCGGCAAGTCTTCAGCGATAAGATGGGCATACCTCTGATCGTCGAGAATGACGTCAACCTTGCCGCGCAAGGGGAGAGATGGCGGGGACACGGGATCGAGGTCGGCAATTTTGCTTTCGTGGCACTTGGGACGGGCGTCGGCATGGGCATCATCGCCAATGGCGCGCTGTTGCGCGGCGCGCGCGGCGCGGCCGGCGAAATCGCTTATCTTCCACTTGGCGGCGATGCTTTTGATCCCGGCGGTTTTATGCTGGGAACCTTTGAGAGTGCGGTCGGCAGTGCAGCGATGTTGCGCCGCTATGCCGGTTTTGGTGGGCGCAACGCCTCTACGGTGGCCGATCTCTTCGCTGCATTCAATGCGGGCGAAACGAGCGCCATCGCCGCAATCGAAGAGACGGCACGGCTGGTGGCGGTCGCCATTGCTGCCATCGGAGCAATGCTCGACCCCGAACTGGTGATCACTGGCGGCAGCATCGGCGCAAGGCCGGAGCTCGTAAATGCCATCCAGCGCTTTCTCCCACGTTGCACGCCTTACCCGCCGCGCATCGAGATCAGCCGTTTTGGCAACCGCGCCGCCCTGATAGGAGGCATGGGGATCGCCGTCGAGCGCATGCATGATGATCTGTTTGGTGTAAAATTGCAGGATACTTGA
- a CDS encoding glycogen debranching protein → MIKPSTDGQLSADAAVLLPIMAPRLQGDVHPGGYADLALWGAGSLGRVRFSPISGPYTYAPNRLVSKRGGVFVAQSQPVMLISGVRLQGIYPARRCAWWHEPDGQGAKAKMSRSDHRQVFEMGWGVLIVDALDSELRIVGGASRDEAEKALDLTKAAIIAEAAEYVTRCDMTPEADPLMRSMVSQGVHAALSSIRLDENGAFAGLAAGQAYSAPARTYYRDGYWTMQPLLTLAPEAVREEIRLLAKGVQPDGEAPSGVIVTGPAQSDAWQRFVGDCSANPKTHKRAVPEYHNRPQDWWSDHFDSPLFFILFLNDYVVANQDLAEVQLHWPLVKAITDRYFGLAGPNSVLPLKPRNDRDWADNVFREGLVSYDLGLFVGAMDAVARLGEKLDPALARRARQTADLARAEIEARLFVPETGGYLDYGMPGAFVEDHLALDSLTLSRFGAISRQKAIGLLKAFETRLETRHNQHQPYGSWGVMCAYPPFKRQADLRSKTAFPYRYHNGSDWPYWDGVYAEERLRLGLGGARYALTRWWETCLDNGWLGAVEYFSPPYGRGSLLQGWSAMPAAVVLKYGLDAANSEPMS, encoded by the coding sequence ATGATAAAGCCCTCGACGGATGGACAGCTTTCAGCCGATGCAGCCGTCTTGCTGCCGATCATGGCGCCCCGCCTTCAGGGCGATGTCCACCCGGGCGGATATGCCGATCTTGCCCTTTGGGGTGCCGGCAGCCTGGGGCGTGTGCGGTTTTCTCCGATTTCCGGCCCTTATACGTACGCTCCGAACCGGCTCGTCTCGAAACGGGGCGGTGTTTTTGTTGCGCAGTCGCAGCCTGTGATGCTGATCAGCGGAGTGAGGCTGCAGGGCATCTACCCGGCGCGCCGTTGCGCCTGGTGGCACGAACCGGATGGGCAGGGCGCTAAAGCGAAGATGTCTCGGAGCGATCATCGGCAGGTCTTCGAAATGGGCTGGGGTGTCCTTATCGTGGATGCTCTCGATTCCGAACTGCGGATTGTCGGTGGCGCCTCGAGAGACGAAGCCGAGAAAGCGCTCGATCTCACCAAAGCTGCCATTATCGCCGAAGCCGCTGAATATGTGACACGTTGCGACATGACGCCCGAGGCCGACCCGCTGATGCGCAGCATGGTCAGCCAGGGCGTACATGCAGCCCTATCCAGCATAAGGCTCGACGAAAACGGCGCCTTCGCGGGTCTTGCCGCCGGACAGGCCTATAGCGCTCCGGCGCGGACCTATTACCGCGACGGCTACTGGACGATGCAGCCGTTGTTGACGCTTGCACCGGAGGCCGTGCGCGAGGAGATCCGCTTGCTCGCCAAGGGGGTGCAGCCGGATGGGGAGGCTCCAAGTGGCGTGATCGTGACAGGGCCTGCACAATCAGACGCTTGGCAACGTTTCGTCGGCGATTGCAGTGCCAATCCTAAAACCCACAAAAGGGCGGTTCCGGAATACCACAACCGTCCGCAGGACTGGTGGAGCGACCACTTCGACAGCCCGCTGTTCTTCATTCTTTTCCTGAATGACTATGTCGTCGCAAACCAGGATCTGGCCGAGGTGCAGCTGCACTGGCCGCTCGTCAAGGCAATCACCGACCGCTACTTCGGCCTGGCTGGCCCCAACAGCGTTCTGCCGCTGAAACCGCGTAATGATCGGGACTGGGCGGACAACGTCTTTCGCGAGGGTCTTGTCTCGTATGATCTCGGCCTTTTCGTCGGTGCCATGGACGCGGTGGCAAGGCTCGGCGAGAAGCTCGATCCGGCGCTTGCCCGTCGTGCGCGCCAAACAGCAGATCTCGCCCGCGCCGAAATTGAAGCCAGGCTCTTCGTGCCGGAAACGGGTGGATATCTCGACTATGGAATGCCCGGCGCTTTTGTCGAAGATCATTTGGCCCTCGACAGCCTCACCTTGTCGCGGTTCGGTGCAATCTCGCGGCAGAAGGCTATAGGCCTGCTCAAAGCATTTGAAACCAGACTGGAAACGCGTCACAATCAACACCAACCCTATGGCAGCTGGGGCGTGATGTGCGCCTATCCGCCGTTCAAGCGGCAAGCCGATCTACGATCCAAAACCGCCTTTCCCTACCGCTATCACAATGGCTCGGACTGGCCTTATTGGGATGGCGTCTATGCCGAGGAGCGCCTGCGCCTCGGGCTTGGAGGCGCCCGTTATGCGCTGACACGCTGGTGGGAAACCTGCCTTGACAACGGCTGGCTCGGCGCGGTGGAATATTTCTCGCCGCCATATGGACGCGGCTCACTGCTTCAAGGCTGGAGCGCCATGCCGGCGGCCGTCGTTTTGAAATATGGGCTTGACGCCGCAAATTCGGAGCCGATGTCATGA
- a CDS encoding GNAT family N-acetyltransferase yields the protein MDTSCFIRPAIEADIETFFEICLKTANGGHDASALYSDPRLPGYIWSVPYLKFAKDFAFVLVHDGRPAGYVVGAPDTSRFDQDLAANWWPVVRREIAGLSPTRPRDADVLERIQNPRSGTVWLQDQYPAHLHINILPGLQASGWGRKMINTELQALRDHGVTAVHLGVDPANERARGFYRHLGFSELERDGAVAFAMRIDEGSR from the coding sequence ATGGACACCAGCTGCTTCATCCGTCCCGCGATCGAAGCGGATATCGAAACCTTTTTTGAAATCTGCCTGAAAACCGCGAATGGCGGGCACGATGCCAGCGCTCTCTATAGCGACCCGCGTCTTCCCGGCTACATCTGGTCGGTGCCGTACCTCAAGTTCGCCAAAGACTTTGCGTTTGTCCTCGTCCATGACGGCCGCCCGGCCGGCTATGTCGTGGGCGCACCCGACACCAGCCGGTTCGACCAGGACCTGGCGGCAAACTGGTGGCCGGTCGTGCGCCGAGAGATCGCCGGACTGTCGCCGACCCGCCCGCGCGACGCCGACGTCCTGGAACGAATCCAAAATCCGCGCAGCGGGACGGTCTGGCTTCAAGACCAGTATCCGGCGCATCTTCACATCAACATCCTCCCCGGGCTTCAGGCCAGCGGCTGGGGACGAAAAATGATAAATACCGAGCTGCAGGCGCTTCGAGATCACGGGGTTACGGCCGTGCATCTCGGCGTCGACCCCGCCAACGAGCGGGCCAGAGGCTTCTACCGTCACCTGGGGTTTTCCGAGTTGGAACGCGATGGCGCGGTCGCCTTTGCAATGCGGATCGATGAGGGTTCCCGCTAA
- a CDS encoding extracellular solute-binding protein — protein sequence MKRSVKSISILPAYPLKVAVALAGAALVSFGLSTARADDLPVWDDQTYEGQSAVIEQLNKEFEAAHPGVTIKRTARTFDDMKLTLKLAVSAGDGPVVTKVNQGAGDMGAMVKEGLLLPVDDYIKKYGWDKRQSDSVLARDRWDGAKFGVGKTYGISGLAEIVGLYYNKKILADAGVAVPQTFEEFLAGLDKLKEKGVAPFMMGTAKQHLALHMIGAIEQAHIDASNRAELDDLIYGRGGSWNTKANIESAKLVQKWAQGGYFFPGFEGISGDDAVQLFISGQGAFLISGTWYFGDMQHNPDIGFMAIPAPKGIAKPLSVGGVDLAWAITSLAKDKTKQDLAGDYIDYMVSEKAAETWANAGYLPATSLAPDAKPKLTPLLTSGIEMWKTLNANDALGHYPDWSSPTMLKTIDDNTPLLLSGNITPEAFVDAMDKDYQAYLKDKK from the coding sequence ATGAAAAGAAGCGTGAAATCGATCAGCATACTGCCTGCATACCCATTGAAAGTAGCCGTCGCGCTTGCCGGCGCGGCGCTTGTGAGTTTCGGACTTTCCACCGCCCGCGCCGACGACCTGCCGGTTTGGGACGACCAGACCTATGAAGGTCAAAGCGCGGTCATCGAACAACTGAATAAGGAGTTCGAAGCTGCCCATCCCGGCGTCACCATCAAACGCACCGCCCGCACTTTCGACGACATGAAGCTGACGCTGAAGCTCGCGGTTTCGGCCGGTGACGGCCCTGTCGTTACCAAGGTCAACCAGGGTGCCGGCGACATGGGTGCGATGGTAAAGGAAGGGTTGCTCCTGCCGGTCGACGATTACATCAAGAAATATGGCTGGGATAAGCGGCAGTCGGACTCCGTGCTTGCTCGAGATCGTTGGGACGGGGCAAAGTTCGGGGTCGGCAAGACCTACGGCATATCAGGCCTCGCCGAGATCGTCGGCCTTTATTACAACAAGAAGATTCTTGCCGACGCGGGAGTCGCGGTGCCGCAAACCTTCGAGGAGTTTCTGGCCGGTCTCGATAAGCTGAAGGAAAAGGGCGTCGCGCCGTTCATGATGGGCACGGCCAAGCAGCATCTGGCCTTGCACATGATCGGCGCCATCGAGCAGGCGCATATCGATGCGAGCAATCGCGCCGAACTGGACGATCTGATCTACGGCCGGGGCGGCTCCTGGAACACCAAAGCGAATATCGAATCCGCCAAACTCGTACAAAAATGGGCGCAGGGCGGCTATTTCTTCCCAGGTTTCGAGGGCATCTCAGGTGATGACGCCGTTCAGCTCTTCATATCGGGGCAGGGCGCATTCCTGATCTCCGGGACCTGGTATTTCGGTGACATGCAACACAATCCCGATATCGGCTTCATGGCCATTCCCGCCCCGAAAGGTATCGCCAAGCCGCTCAGCGTCGGCGGCGTCGATCTTGCCTGGGCGATAACGAGCCTTGCCAAAGACAAGACCAAGCAGGACCTTGCCGGCGACTATATCGACTATATGGTTTCGGAAAAGGCTGCTGAAACCTGGGCCAATGCCGGCTACCTCCCGGCAACTTCGCTGGCGCCGGACGCAAAACCGAAGCTCACGCCACTGCTTACGTCGGGCATCGAAATGTGGAAGACCCTCAATGCCAACGATGCTCTCGGCCATTATCCCGACTGGTCGAGCCCGACGATGCTGAAGACGATAGACGACAACACGCCACTTCTCTTGTCCGGCAATATCACGCCCGAAGCCTTTGTCGACGCCATGGACAAGGATTATCAGGCTTATCTGAAGGATAAGAAATAG
- a CDS encoding carbohydrate ABC transporter permease, producing the protein MMRSKLDGSQPTNLLYLLPGLLLYAAFVFGPIIAALGLSLTSWDGVSMPRWVGLSNYIDLFSDGRFYIALRNNAELMIFYCVLPLVLGITLAACVWNLKQREQLALRTFLFLPYIMPTAVLGIIWAWLYNPAFGPFNQFLRAMGLGMFALPWLGNFNFALPAVGIVATWYFFGFCMVIFLTGIQRIDPSLFDAAKVDGASARKTFFWVTLPLLMPEIRVVLLLTVIASIKSFDLIFTMTRGGPANATLVPNIYMYQLGFELNRFGAAAAIAIVGALLTFAINYAIHRFVGSQSRGVA; encoded by the coding sequence ATGATGCGCTCCAAACTCGACGGCTCCCAACCTACCAATTTGCTTTATCTATTGCCGGGATTGCTGCTCTACGCGGCTTTCGTCTTCGGCCCGATCATTGCGGCTCTGGGGCTGAGCCTGACCAGCTGGGACGGCGTCAGCATGCCCCGCTGGGTTGGATTGAGCAATTATATCGACCTCTTTTCAGATGGTCGCTTTTATATCGCCCTGCGTAACAATGCCGAGCTGATGATCTTTTATTGTGTCCTGCCGCTCGTGCTCGGCATCACACTTGCTGCCTGCGTCTGGAATCTGAAGCAGCGCGAGCAACTTGCTCTCAGAACCTTCTTGTTCCTGCCTTACATCATGCCGACTGCCGTCTTGGGCATCATCTGGGCATGGCTCTACAATCCTGCTTTTGGCCCGTTCAATCAGTTCCTCAGGGCGATGGGCCTGGGCATGTTCGCGTTGCCGTGGCTTGGAAATTTCAATTTTGCGCTTCCCGCAGTCGGGATCGTCGCTACCTGGTATTTCTTCGGCTTTTGCATGGTCATTTTCCTCACCGGAATTCAGCGCATTGACCCGTCTCTCTTCGATGCCGCAAAAGTCGACGGCGCTTCGGCGCGGAAGACCTTTTTCTGGGTGACGCTGCCGCTTCTGATGCCGGAGATAAGGGTCGTGCTGCTGTTGACGGTCATAGCCTCGATCAAAAGCTTCGACCTGATTTTCACGATGACTCGCGGCGGACCCGCGAACGCCACGCTCGTGCCGAATATCTACATGTATCAGCTTGGCTTCGAGCTCAATCGGTTCGGAGCGGCGGCGGCCATCGCCATTGTCGGCGCCTTGCTGACATTCGCGATCAACTATGCAATTCACCGGTTTGTGGGCTCGCAGAGCAGAGGGGTGGCTTGA
- a CDS encoding carbohydrate ABC transporter permease, with the protein MSRSSNIPAATLPLRILLWLLAFVTITPFLLLLLTSIKSKADVLKGAFALPAYPHFENYLDAWNAGHFNIYFWNSIIVVIPVVAASVFLGLLTGFAFAFLSFPLRRTLFAILTLGMMVPAEAFIIPLYYEMRYLGWINTYAAVIVPQIAMSIPFSTIFLASAMQQLPEEILEAAVLDGAGRFYILRKIVVPLMVPAMSTLALFLFIWTWNEFLIPFILVNDDAYRTLPLGMLFFQGRYTVNTPVLTAGAVIVIAPLILTYLIFQRRFIAGLTAGATK; encoded by the coding sequence ATGAGCCGTTCGTCCAACATCCCCGCCGCTACGCTCCCACTTCGCATTCTCCTCTGGCTTCTCGCATTCGTAACGATCACTCCATTTCTGCTTCTGCTTCTGACGTCGATAAAGAGCAAAGCCGACGTCCTGAAGGGTGCGTTTGCCTTGCCGGCATATCCGCATTTCGAAAACTACCTGGATGCCTGGAATGCCGGACATTTCAACATCTACTTCTGGAATTCGATCATCGTTGTCATACCCGTCGTAGCCGCGAGCGTCTTTCTGGGCCTGCTGACGGGCTTCGCCTTCGCTTTTCTGTCTTTCCCGCTCAGACGTACGCTGTTCGCTATACTGACGCTCGGCATGATGGTACCGGCGGAGGCCTTCATCATCCCGCTTTATTATGAAATGCGGTATCTCGGATGGATCAATACCTATGCCGCCGTGATCGTGCCGCAGATTGCGATGTCGATCCCATTCTCGACGATCTTCCTTGCCAGCGCGATGCAGCAATTGCCGGAAGAAATTCTTGAGGCGGCTGTCCTCGATGGCGCCGGACGCTTCTATATCCTGCGCAAGATCGTCGTACCCCTCATGGTGCCGGCAATGTCGACACTGGCGCTGTTCTTGTTCATATGGACCTGGAATGAGTTTCTCATCCCGTTCATTCTGGTCAACGACGATGCTTATCGGACGCTGCCCCTCGGCATGCTGTTTTTCCAGGGGCGTTACACGGTCAACACGCCGGTTCTGACCGCCGGTGCGGTGATCGTTATCGCCCCGCTCATCCTGACCTATCTGATTTTCCAGCGGCGGTTCATCGCCGGCTTGACGGCCGGGGCGACGAAATAA
- a CDS encoding O-antigen ligase family protein, which yields MSAVEATYSRVAQPQRAALRLIGSAVVAIGVFLSGFVIDEPAPYELWMAGLIGLWFILGLKISRGVAPLLALLLTFNIGGMLSLTQMKDLATAPMYIAVSTFLALTAVFYAAIIEDSHKRLPLIFNAWTLAAVATSALGVLGYFHAFPGSEVFTLYDRAKGAFQDPNVFGPFLVPPSLHLIHGILTGDLKKSPLKAAALLVIALGIFLSFSRAAWGLFALGVMLLIFIMLLKERSGVFRLRVLILSLAAIIMLVASLLVALQIPKVAELFSARAQLVQQYDGEHLGRFERHRIGFTMMMERPLGIGPLVFGTMFPEDEHNIWLKSLTSYGWLGFVSYVGMLLWTLILGFRNLLFDRPWQPFLMIAWISVLGHAAIGNVIDIDHWRHVYLLFGTVWGCAALEARHRRGRMPRGTA from the coding sequence TTGAGCGCGGTCGAGGCGACATATTCGCGTGTCGCCCAGCCGCAGAGGGCAGCGCTGCGCCTGATCGGCTCGGCTGTTGTCGCCATTGGCGTTTTCCTCTCCGGCTTCGTCATCGATGAGCCGGCGCCCTATGAACTCTGGATGGCAGGGCTGATCGGCCTCTGGTTCATCCTCGGCCTGAAGATTTCGCGCGGCGTCGCGCCGTTGCTTGCCCTGCTGCTCACTTTCAATATCGGCGGCATGCTATCGCTGACCCAGATGAAGGACCTTGCGACGGCGCCGATGTATATCGCTGTCTCGACCTTCCTGGCGCTGACCGCGGTTTTCTACGCGGCAATCATCGAGGACAGCCATAAACGGCTGCCGCTGATCTTCAACGCCTGGACCCTGGCCGCCGTCGCCACGTCGGCGCTTGGCGTGCTCGGCTACTTCCACGCCTTCCCCGGCTCGGAAGTGTTCACTCTCTACGACCGCGCCAAAGGCGCATTCCAGGATCCGAACGTCTTCGGCCCCTTCCTGGTGCCGCCGTCGCTCCACCTCATCCACGGCATTCTGACCGGGGACTTGAAGAAATCGCCCTTGAAGGCAGCCGCCCTTCTGGTGATTGCGCTCGGTATCTTCCTCTCCTTTTCCCGCGCCGCCTGGGGGCTCTTTGCGCTGGGCGTAATGCTCCTGATTTTCATCATGCTGCTGAAGGAACGCAGCGGCGTCTTCCGTTTGCGAGTGCTGATCCTGTCCCTGGCGGCGATCATCATGCTGGTCGCATCACTGCTGGTGGCGCTGCAGATCCCGAAGGTCGCAGAGCTGTTCTCGGCACGCGCTCAGCTCGTGCAGCAGTATGACGGCGAACATCTCGGCCGGTTCGAGCGCCACCGGATCGGCTTCACCATGATGATGGAGCGCCCGCTCGGCATCGGTCCGCTCGTGTTCGGCACGATGTTTCCTGAAGACGAGCATAATATCTGGCTGAAATCGCTCACCTCCTACGGCTGGCTCGGCTTCGTCAGCTATGTCGGAATGCTCCTCTGGACGCTCATTCTGGGTTTCCGGAATCTGCTGTTCGATCGGCCATGGCAACCCTTCCTGATGATTGCCTGGATCTCCGTTCTCGGCCACGCGGCGATCGGCAATGTCATCGACATCGACCATTGGCGCCATGTCTATCTGCTCTTCGGCACGGTCTGGGGCTGCGCGGCGCTGGAAGCGCGTCACAGACGCGGCCGAATGCCCAGGGGAACGGCCTAG